A window of Cryptomeria japonica chromosome 3, Sugi_1.0, whole genome shotgun sequence contains these coding sequences:
- the LOC131075699 gene encoding uncharacterized protein LOC131075699, with protein sequence MGSYLSCASSILPSDTVKVVLVDGSVKEFERGAKVAEVMLENPHHFVCNRNCLEVGRRIEPLSADYDLQVKERYVVFPISKLRSALSPSDMVSSTNKTSHNLSPNNKICHSDKIEEFSVQPKMNLEEFEEVKCRLYRVSWKPKLESIREFHVRG encoded by the coding sequence ATGGGCAGTTATTTGTCGTGCGCTTCATCCATTCTGCCGTCCGACACTGTTAAAGTTGTTTTGGTAGATGGAAGCGTTAAAGAGTTTGAGAGAGGAGCAAAAGTTGCAGAAGTGATGCTGGAAAATCCTCACCATTTTGTGTGCAACAGGAATTGTTTAGAGGTGGGCCGTCGCATCGAACCGCTGTCAGCAGACTACGATTTACAAGTGAAAGAAAGATATGTTGTGTTTCCCATCTCCAAATTACGCTCTGCGCTTTCGCCTTCGGATATGGTCTCATCTACAAACAAAACTTCTCACAACTTGTCGCCAAACAATAAAATTTGTCATTCCGACAAAATAGAGGAGTTTTCAGTGCAACCGAAGATGAATTTGGAGGAGTTTGAGGAGGTTAAATGCAGATTATACAGGGTTTCGTGGAAGCCAAAGTTAGAGAGCATAAGGGAATTCCATGTCAGGGGATAA